One part of the Dermacentor andersoni chromosome 2, qqDerAnde1_hic_scaffold, whole genome shotgun sequence genome encodes these proteins:
- the LOC126540279 gene encoding uncharacterized protein, whose product MFPAVQVLLLWLGGNAFAQHHNQPARAAQQGFDYRNYLAAVAPYAGGYDAYASHFQTPAQYSLGYDAAGEYNDRQFGRGQDGSNVASFGLYGYPGASGLYRQMNYVDAVQGFRAPVGTVGTSEPGRSPGVSGDAVFNAPPIGLPVPTGPAQNAAAAAYGARAAVPNAGDYSRYGRPAPDPYALAAGAFEYAPYGRYGYGFNEAALGGQAYDSFTPYGPAGYAAGYNPGADAASTGYTHRPSAHLASRRMATGSSMRKK is encoded by the exons ATGTTTCCTGCG GTGCAAGTTCTGCTTCTCTGGCTCGGTGGTAACGCCTTCGCTCAACACCACAACCAGCCGGCTCGAGCCGCACAACAAGGCTTCGACTATCGCAACTACCTTGCTGCTGTGGCCCCGTACGCAGGAGGATACGACGCCTACGCCTCT CATTTCCAGACTCCGGCGCAATACAGTCTCGGCTATGATGCGGCGGGCGAGTACAACGATCGGCAGTTCGGCAGAGGGCAGGACGGCTCTAACGTCGCCAGTTTCGGCTTGTACGGCTACCCGGGCGCCAGCGGCCTCTACCGCCAAATGAACTACGTCGACGCCGTGCAAGGTTTCCGGGCCCCAGTTGGTACCGTGGGTACCAGCGAGCCGGGCAGATCTCCTGGTGTCAGCGGCGACGCAGTTTTCAACGCACCGCCGATCGGCCTCCCTGTTCCGACAGGACCTGCCCAGAATGCTGCAGCCGCAGCCTATGGTGCGAGGGCCGCTGTACCTAACGCCGGAGACTACAGCCGTTATGGGCGGCCGGCACCCGACCCGTACGCACTTGCTGCTGGCGCTTTCGAGTACGCTCCGTACGGACGCTACGGCTACGGATTCAACGAGGCGGCTCTCGGTGGACAGGCTTACGACAGCTTCACTCCCTATGGTCCTGCCGGCTACGCTGCTGGCTACAACCCCGGTGCCGATGCGGCATCTACCGGGTACACACACCGTCCTTCCGCCCATCTGGCCTCACGCCGCATGGCCACTGGGAGCAGCATGCGAAAGAAGTAG